A segment of the Bacillus licheniformis DSM 13 = ATCC 14580 genome:
ATGATGATGAGAATTGTTGACGCGGTTATGGCTTTTCCGGACTATATTGTCGCGATTGTTTTAAGCGGTTTGCTTGGTCCGGGGCTGATGAACTTAATATTGGCCGTCGTCGCTGTCAAATGGGTCGGCTATGCAAGGCTGGTCCGCAGCACGGTTTTTTCGGAAAAACAAAAAGATTACATCGCCTTGGCCGAGCTTACCGGTTTAAGCTCCGGGGCGATTTTAAAAAAGCACCTGCTGCCCCATGTTCTCGGCAACCTTTCCGTACTTGCGACACTTGATATCGGAAAAACGGTGTTAATGATTGCTGCCCTGTCCTATATCGGCCTGGGTGCTCAGCCTCCATACCCGGAATGGGGCGCCATGCTGAACGACGGAAAACATTACTTCTTGCATGCGCCTCAGCTTATGGTGATTCCCGGTCTTGCGATCATGTTCATCGTTCTGTTGTCCAACCTGTACGGTGATCGTTTAAGGGACAGGTTTGACGTCAAACACAAGAAAGGAGTTTCTTAGCATGCCGATGTTATCCATTGAGGACTTATCAATCAGCTCCCGGCAGCACACCATTGTCAAAAATGCCTCCTTCTCGATTCATGAAGGGGAATGGTTCGCGCTGCTCGGGGAAAGCGGCAGCGGAAAGAGCCTGACCGCTTCGGCCATAGCCGGGCTGCTTCCGGACGGACTAACGGTGACCGGCGGAGACGTGATATTTGAAGGCCAACAGATGCTTCAAGCCGGACGCAAAGCACTCCGACGCGTGCGCGGAAAGGATATCGCCTGTATTTTTCAGGACTGTCACGGAGCATTCACCCCTTTTATACGGATCGGCAAACAAATTGACGAAATGGTCAAAACGCATACAGGTTGGTCTAAGAATAAGCGAAGAGAAGCGATTCTCCATGCTTTTCGGGAGGTTTCTCTGCCGGAAAACAGAGTATATGAAAGCTACCCGTTTCAATTGAGCGGAGGGCAGCTGCAAAGGGCCGCGATTGCTCAAGCGATGGTGCTCCGCCCCAAGCTTCTCATCGCAGACGAACCGACGACGGCTTTAGACAGCATCACGGCCGCGGACGTCTTGCAACAGCTCGCCGCGATGCGCGCCAAAACAAACTGCGCCATCCTTTTTATCACTCATGACCTGCGGCTTGTCAAAAGATACGCCGATCAAACCGCCGTCATGCAAAACGGAGAAATCGTCGAAAGCGGCTTAACCGCTGATTTAATTAGACAGCCGGCACATGAATATACGAGGTGTTTATTCGCGGCCATCCCGCCGCTGAAAAATCCTCCGCCAAGGCTGACGGCAGCCCCGCCTGAAACAAAGGAAGCGGTGCTGGCGGGAACAGGAGGTGCGTGATGACCCATTCTGCAGAGACCGTTCTTTTTGTCAGCAATCTGACAAAACATTACGCTTGCGGCCACAAAGCGGTTGACAACGTATCATTCTCCATTCGAAAAGGCGAATGCCTCGGGCTCGCCGGCGAGAGCGGCAGCGGGAAAAGCACCCTCGCACGCTGCCTTTTGCTGCTCGAAAAAATCGATCACGGAGAGATTAGGCTTCATCAACATCCGCTTACCGGCATAAACAAAAAAGAGACCCGGAGACTGCGTCGAAAACTGCAGGCTGTTTTCCAAAATCCAGCTGCATCATTCAATCCAAAGCTCAATATTATCGATTCAGTTATGGAGCCGCTTGATGTTTCCAAACAAGACATGCCGTCATTTTTAAGGGACTTCCGAGGCAGCCGCCGTCTGACGGCTGAGCGTCTGTTCTCAATGGTCGGCCTTCCCTCGCGCCTCCTTGACCGCTATCCGCACGAATTAAGCGGCGGGCAGCGCCAGCGGGCCTTGATCGCCAGAGCCATCAGCACTCATCCGTCTTTAATCATCTTTGATGAGCCTACAGCAAGCCTGGATGTCACCAGTCAGGCGAAGATCCTGGATCTTCTCAAAGATTTGCAGGATGCTATGGGCCTTTCTTATTTATTTATTTCCCACGATCTGGCCGCTGTCCACTTCATGAGCCATCGCATCATGGTCATGAAAGACGGGCAGATTGCCGATCAATTTGAAAAAGAAGAGCTTTTTTCTGCCGAAAGGCACCCATATGCCAAAAAGCTGCTTCAGGTGTTTGAATCCTAAGGGGGGTCTTAACAGATGAATCACAAGCAATATCTAGCACTCGCCGTTCCGCTGATCATTTCAACGATCACCACTCCTTTATTGGGTGCGGTCGATACGGCGGTCGCCGGCCAGCTTTCCTCCCCTGCTTACATCGGCGGTGTTGCAGTCGGAACGATGATTTTTAATACGATGTATTGGCTCCTCGGTTTTTTGCGGGTAAGCACATCCGGATTCGCCGCTCAGTCACTCGGCTCCCAAAACAGATCAGAGAGCGTTTTGGCCCTTGCCCGGCCCGTTTTCATCGCGCTGTTTGCCGGACTGATGTTCATCATCTTGCAAAAACCGCTTGAATACGCAGCGCTGACGCTCATACAGCCCGACCGCCATACCGCTGAATTCGCCTCGCAGTATTTTTCGCTGAGGATTTGGGGAGCTCCATTTGCTTTAATCAGCTATTGCATTCTCGGCTGGCTGATGGGAATGTCTCTAATCAAAGTGACATTGCTTTTGCAGATTTCGATGAACGTCTTGAATATCGTGCTTGACATCGTTTTTGTCTACGTCTTTCACATGGAAGTATACGGCATCGCTCTAGCCACTTTGATTTCGGATGTGACGGGCTGCCTGATCGGCTGCTGGCTTGTGAAAACGAATGCCGCCATGCCGTTTAAGCTGCCGTCCGTCAAGCTTTTATTCGACCCGAAACCGTTTAAAAAAATGATGGTTGTCAACCGAGATCTATTGATTCGGACATTGTGCCTTTTGACGGTTTTCAATTTATTTACGGCTAAAGGAGCCGGCTTCGGCGCTGAAATTTTAGCCGCAAATGCGATCTTGATTCAAATTCATTATTTGATGGCTTATGTTTTTGACGGGTTTGCCAATGCATCGAGCATCTTTGCCGGGAAAGCCGTTGGAAGAATGGATCGGGATCTCTATTCCCGTACGCTTTCCCTTTCGATCCAGTGGTCGCTGATCTCGGCCGCGCTGCTTTCAGTCGGCTACTTTCTCTTGAGAAATGCGATCCTTCCATTGTTTACACCGCTTGAAAGCGTTCTGGAAGCAGCGAAAACTTACGATGTTTGGATCGCTCTCTTTCCTTTGGCCGCAAGTTTCGGACTCGTTTTTTACGGGATTTTCACAGGCGCCACCGAAATAGGCCCGGTCAGAAATTCAATGTTTTTGGCTGTTCTCGTCTTCCTGGCCGCCTTTTTTACCGCTGTCCCCGCTTTCGGAAACCATGGGCTGTGGCTCGCTTTTCTTTTATTCAGCCTTGGGCGTTCCGTATTCTTATGCATGGCTGTTCCCGGGCTGACCACCCGGCTTTTCGGAGAGCGCAGTGCTGCGAGAGAGGCAGGCCAAAGACCGAAATCATTAAAACACCCCGGCTAAGCTTTAGCCGGGGTGTTTACGTTTATTCTTTCGTTAATTGTGCGACGAAATGGTTCAGATGATCCAGCGTCATCAAATTTTGATTGCATTTTTCACTGTCACAGCAAATGTAATTGCCTCTGTCCGTATAGGTTTCTTTCCCGCTTTTCACGCGGGCCATGAACAGTCCGATCTCTTCGGTCCTGTTGCATATCGAGCAGATTCCTTTTTTATTGCTGGATTTGATGGTGCCGTGGATTCCGGTCAGCTTTCCGCCGACGTCCACAATCATGTATTTCCTGCCTGATCCTGCATCGTTCCATCCCAGGTAGGAATATCCGCTGAAATCCATCTGCTCAAATTCGGGCGTCTTTAGTTTTTTCACTTTAGAGAACAGCTTTTTAGCAGTCTTTACCGTTACATTCTGAAATGGAATCACATGAAGTTTTAATTCAGCTAAAAAGCGCACCGCTTCACCGCTGTCTTCCACTTCTGCCAGCTTCTCCAGCAAAGACTTTTGATCGCTGCTGAGATCAGGAAACAGGTTGAACACTTGATCCAGCGCATTGCACTTCAAAGCGTCAAGGACGTTTTCGTCATTGATGTTCGCATGTCCCTGGACGAGGCTGTCCGTTTGAAACTTAATAAAATTATATTGGTCATTTCTGATAAAAGGTGTCTTCATTTCTGCCAGCTCCTTATTTATAGATCTATATTTTAAAATAAGGTGCAAAGCCGGATGATCAGAAATGATACCTTGCTCTGTCAGGCGATTTGTTTATAACCCCGCCTCATGCAAAGTATCGCCTTTCAAGATAACAGGCTTTGCATGAGACGCTGCAGTCGGCAAATGAATGTCATTTACCATTTTATCCACCTCCGAATACTGATTCCATTATAAACGACAATCGTATTCAATCTCAATGATATCCTCTATCTTTAAAATGCAAATTTCATCCGCCCGGCTTACGATCCGCAGCTCCCTTTTCAGAGCGTCAGCATAGTGAATCCGGCCGGCGAGCGTTTTCACTTCCCCCTGCCGGTAATAAGCAAATTGCAAAAACCTGTTTTCTGCCATCGCTTCACAAATGATTTCATTGAATTCTTCATATTTTTGTTCATCCAGGATCGGTTTTTTGATTTTTTGAAAGCTTTCATGATATTCCCTGAGCAATTCCACGTGCTCAGGCAGCATCATGGAAACCCATTTGATACTGCCTCTGTCGCGAAGCATAAATGATTCTCCTTTCTATGCCTGATGGCCTCCGACCAATTTTGACCGCAGACGGGCCGTCCCGGCGTTTGTGTAGGAAACGGCCCGCAAAAGCGCTGTTGAGCCGTACCGTTCTCTGATGCCGTCCATCACATACCCGAGCTGCCGCTTCTTTTCCTGATCGGGGCGAAAAAGATCAAGCTGCATATTGGTGTCATCTTGAATATTGGACAAAGAGACGGAAATTTTCCGAACCGTTTTGCCGGCATAAAACCGCTCGAACAGTGCCAGACATGTATGGTAAAGATCAAGCGTGACATTTGAAGGGCTTTCCATTGTTTTTGAACGGTAAAATCCGCCGCCAAGCTCATCGCGGCTGTATTCGATGCCGAGACTGACGGTCCGGCCCGCCTGGCGGTGGGCGCGCGCCCTTTTGGCCACTTCCTCACACATTTCAAGAATGACATGCTTGACTTCCTCCGGATTCGGATAATCGCGAAGCAGAATCTGGCTTTTTCCATAGCTGACCTGCCCCTCCATGAGCGGCGCTCCAATCGCTGAAAGATCGATGCCCCAAGCGTGATAAT
Coding sequences within it:
- the nikC gene encoding nickel transporter permease produces the protein MRKNVFRSKTGLWFVLLFSAALFTVPFFLPFDPLRTDMANRLQPISMQHWLGTDHLGRDIFSRMVAGAKATVGTALGAILISVFIGVPVGLVSGFFGRRLDRMMMRIVDAVMAFPDYIVAIVLSGLLGPGLMNLILAVVAVKWVGYARLVRSTVFSEKQKDYIALAELTGLSSGAILKKHLLPHVLGNLSVLATLDIGKTVLMIAALSYIGLGAQPPYPEWGAMLNDGKHYFLHAPQLMVIPGLAIMFIVLLSNLYGDRLRDRFDVKHKKGVS
- a CDS encoding ATP-binding cassette domain-containing protein; translated protein: MPMLSIEDLSISSRQHTIVKNASFSIHEGEWFALLGESGSGKSLTASAIAGLLPDGLTVTGGDVIFEGQQMLQAGRKALRRVRGKDIACIFQDCHGAFTPFIRIGKQIDEMVKTHTGWSKNKRREAILHAFREVSLPENRVYESYPFQLSGGQLQRAAIAQAMVLRPKLLIADEPTTALDSITAADVLQQLAAMRAKTNCAILFITHDLRLVKRYADQTAVMQNGEIVESGLTADLIRQPAHEYTRCLFAAIPPLKNPPPRLTAAPPETKEAVLAGTGGA
- a CDS encoding ABC transporter ATP-binding protein; the protein is MTHSAETVLFVSNLTKHYACGHKAVDNVSFSIRKGECLGLAGESGSGKSTLARCLLLLEKIDHGEIRLHQHPLTGINKKETRRLRRKLQAVFQNPAASFNPKLNIIDSVMEPLDVSKQDMPSFLRDFRGSRRLTAERLFSMVGLPSRLLDRYPHELSGGQRQRALIARAISTHPSLIIFDEPTASLDVTSQAKILDLLKDLQDAMGLSYLFISHDLAAVHFMSHRIMVMKDGQIADQFEKEELFSAERHPYAKKLLQVFES
- a CDS encoding MATE family efflux transporter; its protein translation is MNHKQYLALAVPLIISTITTPLLGAVDTAVAGQLSSPAYIGGVAVGTMIFNTMYWLLGFLRVSTSGFAAQSLGSQNRSESVLALARPVFIALFAGLMFIILQKPLEYAALTLIQPDRHTAEFASQYFSLRIWGAPFALISYCILGWLMGMSLIKVTLLLQISMNVLNIVLDIVFVYVFHMEVYGIALATLISDVTGCLIGCWLVKTNAAMPFKLPSVKLLFDPKPFKKMMVVNRDLLIRTLCLLTVFNLFTAKGAGFGAEILAANAILIQIHYLMAYVFDGFANASSIFAGKAVGRMDRDLYSRTLSLSIQWSLISAALLSVGYFLLRNAILPLFTPLESVLEAAKTYDVWIALFPLAASFGLVFYGIFTGATEIGPVRNSMFLAVLVFLAAFFTAVPAFGNHGLWLAFLLFSLGRSVFLCMAVPGLTTRLFGERSAAREAGQRPKSLKHPG
- a CDS encoding FusB/FusC family EF-G-binding protein, with product MKTPFIRNDQYNFIKFQTDSLVQGHANINDENVLDALKCNALDQVFNLFPDLSSDQKSLLEKLAEVEDSGEAVRFLAELKLHVIPFQNVTVKTAKKLFSKVKKLKTPEFEQMDFSGYSYLGWNDAGSGRKYMIVDVGGKLTGIHGTIKSSNKKGICSICNRTEEIGLFMARVKSGKETYTDRGNYICCDSEKCNQNLMTLDHLNHFVAQLTKE
- a CDS encoding YolD-like family protein; the encoded protein is MLRDRGSIKWVSMMLPEHVELLREYHESFQKIKKPILDEQKYEEFNEIICEAMAENRFLQFAYYRQGEVKTLAGRIHYADALKRELRIVSRADEICILKIEDIIEIEYDCRL